In a single window of the Motilibacter aurantiacus genome:
- the tsaD gene encoding tRNA (adenosine(37)-N6)-threonylcarbamoyltransferase complex transferase subunit TsaD yields the protein MARELILGIESSCDDTAAAVVAEDGTVLSSVIVSQAEIHNRYGGVWPELASRAHIDKVIPAIRIALEDAGIRPADLHSIGVTRGPGLIGSLMVGVDTARGLADGWGLPVRGVNHLRGHLRSADLNERRVEYPAMILLVSGGHTFLARMTSPEQIEQIGSTRDDSVGEAYDKVARMLGLGYPGGPVIDRLAKTGTARYPLPRPMLREGFTFSFSGLKTAVRMLLAAEPDAKPEDVAASFVEACMDVLLAKAEAALTAYPSESLVVVGGVSASPQLRERAGRMCDGLGVRLSLPPLKWSTDNAAMIALASWDYVHAGADVDLAPVSTLGIERF from the coding sequence ATGGCGCGTGAGCTGATTCTCGGCATCGAGTCCTCCTGCGACGACACCGCCGCCGCGGTCGTCGCCGAGGACGGCACGGTGCTGTCCTCCGTGATCGTCTCGCAGGCCGAGATCCACAACCGCTACGGCGGCGTCTGGCCCGAGCTCGCGAGCCGGGCGCACATCGACAAGGTCATCCCGGCGATCCGCATCGCCCTCGAGGACGCAGGGATCCGCCCGGCGGACCTGCACTCGATCGGCGTCACCCGCGGGCCGGGGCTCATCGGCTCGCTCATGGTCGGCGTCGACACCGCCCGTGGGCTGGCCGACGGCTGGGGGCTGCCCGTCCGCGGCGTCAACCACCTGCGCGGGCACCTGCGCAGCGCGGACCTCAACGAGCGCCGGGTCGAGTACCCCGCGATGATCCTGCTCGTCTCCGGCGGCCACACCTTCCTGGCCCGGATGACCTCGCCGGAGCAGATCGAGCAGATCGGGTCCACGCGCGACGACTCGGTGGGCGAGGCGTACGACAAGGTCGCGCGCATGCTGGGGCTCGGCTACCCCGGCGGCCCGGTCATCGACCGGCTGGCCAAGACCGGCACCGCGCGCTACCCGCTGCCGCGCCCGATGCTGCGCGAGGGGTTCACCTTCTCCTTCTCCGGGCTCAAGACGGCCGTCCGCATGCTCCTGGCCGCCGAGCCGGACGCCAAGCCGGAGGACGTGGCCGCGTCCTTCGTCGAGGCCTGCATGGACGTGCTGCTGGCGAAGGCGGAGGCCGCGCTCACGGCGTACCCCTCCGAGTCGCTCGTCGTCGTCGGCGGCGTCTCGGCAAGCCCGCAACTGCGCGAGCGGGCAGGGCGGATGTGCGACGGCCTCGGCGTCCGGCTGAGCCTCCCCCCGCTCAAGTGGTCCACCGACAACGCGGCAATGATCGCGCTGGCCTCGTGGGACTACGTGCACGCGGGCGCCGACGTCGACCTCGCCCCGGTCTCGACGCTGGGCATCGAGCGGTTCTGA
- a CDS encoding L-threonylcarbamoyladenylate synthase codes for MTTVITQDRMDEAADVLLGGGVALVPTDTVYGLAASPLTPAAVDRIFVMKGRPGSKSLPVMVGDPGAIAALGVDINESARRLLDSELVPGPLTIAFGFREGALRPAWLDGREEVAVRIPAHELLRGLLRRTGPLLVTSANRSGEPTGENLEAILASLLQAPDLVLDGGQLSSTPSTLVNCRPVPPVVERVGAAAPETVERILHGA; via the coding sequence GTGACGACGGTCATCACGCAGGACCGCATGGACGAGGCGGCCGACGTCCTGCTGGGCGGCGGGGTCGCGCTCGTCCCCACCGACACGGTCTACGGCCTCGCGGCGTCCCCGCTCACCCCCGCGGCCGTCGACCGCATCTTCGTCATGAAGGGCCGGCCGGGGAGCAAGAGCCTGCCGGTCATGGTCGGCGACCCCGGCGCGATCGCCGCGCTCGGCGTCGACATCAACGAGTCCGCCCGCCGGCTGCTCGACTCCGAGCTCGTGCCGGGCCCGCTCACGATCGCCTTCGGCTTCCGCGAGGGCGCCTTGCGGCCGGCGTGGCTCGACGGCCGCGAGGAGGTCGCCGTCCGCATCCCCGCCCACGAGCTGCTGCGTGGGCTGCTGCGGCGTACCGGCCCCCTGCTCGTCACCAGCGCCAACCGCAGCGGGGAGCCCACGGGGGAGAACCTCGAGGCCATCCTCGCCTCGCTGCTGCAGGCCCCTGACCTCGTCCTGGACGGCGGGCAGCTCTCCTCGACGCCGTCCACGCTCGTCAACTGCCGTCCCGTCCCCCCGGTCGTCGAGCGCGTCGGCGCGGCCGCACCGGAGACGGTCGAAAGGATCCTCCATGGCGCGTGA
- the tsaB gene encoding tRNA (adenosine(37)-N6)-threonylcarbamoyltransferase complex dimerization subunit type 1 TsaB, with product MSGRTVLAVETSRSTYTVTVARAGTLRTDSTSRFDADFDGISGLVRRVLAAAGCPVAEVDAIAVNAGPGNLTSVRAGLSYVNGLAFATGIAVHHASTLEVLAFLAADVAAGRPVLAAHPARGAQSPVSYLGLFTPGAAPELWFGPVEQAVERLAGITELVVAGANRRFALEGLDGPALHDSGVDAPTSEGLAAMLEQGRLRAADGPVAPVTEESAPFAGAA from the coding sequence GTGAGCGGTCGCACCGTGCTGGCGGTCGAGACCTCCCGCTCGACCTACACCGTCACCGTCGCGCGCGCGGGAACCCTGCGGACCGACAGCACCAGCAGGTTCGACGCCGACTTCGACGGCATCTCGGGCCTCGTGCGCCGCGTTCTCGCGGCCGCCGGGTGCCCGGTGGCCGAGGTCGACGCGATCGCGGTGAACGCCGGCCCCGGCAACCTCACCTCGGTCCGCGCCGGCCTGTCCTACGTCAACGGGCTGGCGTTCGCCACGGGCATCGCGGTGCACCACGCCTCGACGCTGGAGGTGCTGGCCTTCCTCGCCGCGGACGTGGCGGCGGGCCGGCCGGTGCTGGCCGCGCACCCGGCCCGCGGCGCGCAGAGCCCGGTCAGCTACCTCGGCCTGTTCACCCCGGGCGCCGCGCCGGAGCTCTGGTTCGGGCCGGTCGAGCAGGCGGTTGAGCGCCTCGCCGGGATCACCGAGCTGGTGGTGGCGGGGGCCAACCGGCGGTTCGCGCTCGAGGGGCTGGACGGCCCCGCGCTGCACGACTCGGGCGTCGACGCGCCGACCTCTGAGGGGCTCGCCGCGATGCTGGAGCAGGGCCGGCTACGCGCGGCGGACGGGCCCGTCGCCCCGGTCACCGAGGAGTCGGCGCCCTTCGCCGGCGCCGCCTGA
- the tsaE gene encoding tRNA (adenosine(37)-N6)-threonylcarbamoyltransferase complex ATPase subunit type 1 TsaE, giving the protein MHELTYRVADRAGTTRLAARLAPELRDGDAVLLRGTLGSGKTALVQDLATALGHEGPVTSPTFTLANFYESPTVTVLHIDAYRLESVGEFRDLGLVDYAERSVTVVEWGDLVAEEYPGHLLVELALVPDADDARVFTLSSAAPRWAALLDGLADLDGSTLQVTP; this is encoded by the coding sequence GTGCACGAGCTGACCTACCGGGTCGCCGACCGTGCCGGCACCACCCGGCTGGCGGCCCGCCTCGCGCCCGAGCTGCGCGACGGCGACGCGGTGCTGCTGCGCGGGACGCTCGGCTCGGGCAAGACCGCGCTCGTCCAGGACCTGGCGACGGCACTCGGGCACGAGGGGCCGGTGACCAGCCCGACGTTCACGCTGGCGAACTTCTACGAGAGCCCCACGGTGACCGTGCTGCACATCGACGCCTACCGTCTCGAGAGCGTCGGGGAGTTCCGCGACCTCGGCCTCGTGGACTACGCCGAGCGCAGCGTGACGGTCGTCGAGTGGGGCGACCTGGTCGCGGAGGAGTACCCGGGGCACCTGCTCGTCGAGCTGGCCCTCGTGCCCGACGCCGACGACGCCCGCGTCTTCACGCTCTCGTCGGCGGCCCCGCGCTGGGCGGCCCTGCTCGACGGGCTCGCCGACCTCGACGGCAGCACCCTGCAGGTGACGCCGTGA
- a CDS encoding L-threonylcarbamoyladenylate synthase, whose product MSRRFHTDDAGMRKRGLDAASAAVKRGDLVVLPTDTVYGVGCDAFSFDGVAKLREAKGRGRDMPLPVLVSGPKALDGIAYGLRPVARDLVAAFWPGALTLVCTAQPSLQWDLGDTGGTVQVRMPLHPVAIELLTAVGPMAVTAANGPGMPAPLTADDAREQLGNSVAVVLDAGRSEQSVPSTIVDVTGVVPRVLREGALPVELLQEVVPHIGAAV is encoded by the coding sequence GTGAGCCGCCGCTTCCACACCGACGACGCGGGCATGCGCAAGCGCGGGCTCGACGCCGCGTCGGCCGCCGTCAAGCGCGGGGACCTCGTCGTGCTGCCCACCGACACCGTCTACGGCGTCGGCTGCGACGCGTTCTCCTTCGACGGGGTGGCCAAGCTGCGCGAGGCCAAGGGGCGTGGGCGGGACATGCCGCTGCCGGTGCTCGTCTCCGGGCCCAAGGCGCTCGACGGCATCGCGTACGGCCTGCGCCCCGTCGCGCGCGACCTCGTCGCCGCGTTCTGGCCCGGCGCGCTCACGCTCGTCTGCACCGCCCAGCCGTCGCTGCAGTGGGACCTCGGCGACACCGGCGGCACCGTGCAGGTCCGCATGCCGCTGCACCCGGTGGCGATCGAGCTGCTGACGGCCGTCGGGCCGATGGCCGTCACGGCTGCGAACGGCCCCGGGATGCCCGCGCCGCTGACCGCCGACGACGCCCGCGAGCAGCTCGGGAACTCGGTCGCGGTCGTGCTGGACGCCGGCCGCAGCGAGCAGTCGGTCCCCTCCACCATCGTCGACGTCACCGGCGTGGTGCCGCGCGTGCTGCGCGAGGGCGCGCTCCCGGTCGAGCTCCTCCAGGAGGTCGTCCCGCACATCGGCGCGGCGGTCTGA
- the prmC gene encoding peptide chain release factor N(5)-glutamine methyltransferase → MTPTGSSARDLLRWGTSLLADAGVASARHDAEALLLHASGLERARLLTLGAGDKVPGEAAYRELVAERSSRVPLQHLTGRAWFRHLELAVGPGVFVPRPETEVVAQEAVDEALRLVRDGGRPVVVDLGTGSGAIAAAVATEAPGARVLAVEKGPDAHAWAARNVEGTGVELRLGDLADAFADLDGEVDVVVSNPPYIPPDAAPIDPEVRDHDPELALYGGGEDGLDALRAVERTARRLLRPGGLLVIEHADSQGESAPAVLRATAAWRDVTDLPDLTGRPRYVRARRAEQPGSER, encoded by the coding sequence ATGACCCCCACCGGCAGCTCGGCCCGGGACCTGCTCCGGTGGGGCACTTCCCTGCTGGCCGACGCGGGGGTGGCCTCGGCGCGCCACGACGCCGAGGCTTTGCTCCTGCACGCGAGCGGGCTCGAGCGGGCTCGCCTGCTCACGCTGGGCGCGGGTGACAAGGTGCCCGGGGAGGCGGCGTACCGCGAGCTCGTGGCCGAGCGGTCGAGCCGCGTCCCGCTGCAGCACCTCACCGGCCGCGCCTGGTTCCGCCACCTCGAGCTCGCCGTCGGGCCGGGGGTGTTCGTGCCCCGCCCCGAGACCGAGGTCGTGGCCCAGGAGGCGGTCGACGAGGCCCTTCGGCTGGTACGCGACGGCGGCCGCCCCGTCGTGGTCGACCTCGGCACCGGCTCCGGCGCGATCGCGGCGGCCGTGGCGACCGAGGCCCCCGGCGCCCGCGTGCTCGCGGTCGAGAAGGGCCCGGACGCCCACGCGTGGGCCGCGCGCAACGTCGAGGGCACGGGCGTCGAGCTACGGCTTGGCGACCTGGCCGACGCCTTCGCCGACCTCGACGGCGAGGTGGACGTGGTGGTCAGCAACCCGCCGTACATTCCGCCGGACGCGGCCCCGATCGACCCCGAGGTCCGCGACCACGACCCGGAGCTGGCGCTCTACGGCGGCGGGGAGGACGGCCTCGACGCGCTGCGCGCCGTGGAGCGGACAGCACGCCGGCTGCTGCGGCCCGGCGGCCTGCTGGTCATCGAGCACGCCGACAGCCAGGGGGAGTCGGCGCCCGCCGTGCTGCGGGCTACGGCAGCATGGCGCGACGTGACCGACCTTCCCGACCTCACGGGCCGCCCGCGCTACGTCCGCGCCCGCCGCGCCGAGCAGCCCGGGAGCGAGCGGTGA
- the prfA gene encoding peptide chain release factor 1 has protein sequence MSDTAAPASLDALAFEHAELEKRLADPAVHADQAEARRLGRRYAELSPVVEAMRQLSGIEDDLATARELASEDPAFAQEAVELEQRRVETEERLRHLLLPRDPDDDRDVILEIKAGEGGQESALFAGDLLRMYLRYAERQGWKAELIDSEESDLGGYKDVKVAVKSRGQVEPGAGVWARLKYEAGVHRVQRVPVTESQGRIHTSAAGVLVLPEAEDVDVDVDMNDLRIDVYRSSGPGGQSVNTTDSAVRITHLPTGVVASCQNEKSQLQNKEQALRILRARLLDKAKAEADAAASAERKSQVRTVDRSERVRTYNFPENRISDHRVGYKAHNLDAVLDGDLDGVVQALVDADTNAKLAAAGA, from the coding sequence GTGAGCGACACCGCGGCCCCGGCATCGCTGGACGCGCTCGCGTTCGAGCACGCCGAGCTGGAGAAGCGGCTGGCCGACCCTGCCGTGCACGCGGACCAGGCCGAGGCGCGCCGGCTCGGGCGGCGCTACGCCGAGCTCAGCCCCGTCGTCGAGGCGATGCGACAGCTGTCCGGCATCGAGGACGACCTCGCCACCGCCCGGGAGCTGGCCTCCGAGGACCCGGCGTTCGCCCAGGAGGCGGTCGAGCTCGAGCAGCGCCGCGTCGAGACCGAGGAGCGGCTGCGTCACCTGCTGCTCCCGCGCGACCCCGACGACGACCGCGACGTCATCCTCGAGATCAAGGCGGGGGAGGGCGGGCAGGAGTCCGCGCTCTTCGCCGGCGACCTGCTGCGGATGTACCTGCGCTACGCCGAGCGGCAGGGCTGGAAGGCCGAGCTCATCGACTCGGAGGAGAGCGACCTCGGCGGCTACAAGGACGTCAAGGTCGCGGTGAAGTCGCGCGGCCAGGTCGAGCCCGGCGCGGGCGTGTGGGCGCGGCTGAAGTACGAGGCCGGTGTCCACCGCGTCCAGCGCGTCCCCGTCACCGAGTCCCAGGGCCGCATCCACACCTCGGCCGCGGGCGTCCTCGTGCTCCCGGAGGCCGAGGACGTCGACGTGGACGTCGACATGAACGACCTGCGGATCGACGTCTACCGGTCCTCCGGCCCGGGCGGGCAGAGCGTCAACACGACCGACTCCGCGGTCCGCATCACCCACCTGCCGACCGGCGTCGTCGCCAGCTGCCAGAACGAGAAGTCCCAGCTGCAGAACAAGGAGCAGGCGCTGCGCATCCTGCGCGCCCGCCTGCTGGACAAGGCCAAGGCGGAGGCGGACGCGGCCGCGTCCGCGGAGCGCAAGAGCCAGGTGCGCACGGTCGACCGCTCCGAGCGGGTGCGCACGTACAACTTCCCGGAGAACCGGATCTCCGACCACCGGGTGGGCTACAAGGCGCACAACCTCGACGCGGTGCTCGACGGGGACCTCGACGGCGTGGTGCAGGCGCTCGTCGACGCCGACACCAACGCCAAGCTGGCCGCGGCCGGAGCATGA
- the rpmE gene encoding 50S ribosomal protein L31, protein MKPDIHPEYNVTTVTCTCGNTFQTRSTAKNGAINADTCSACHPFYTGKQRILDTGGRVARFEQRFGKSGKGAQAPSK, encoded by the coding sequence ATGAAGCCCGACATCCACCCCGAGTACAACGTGACCACCGTGACCTGTACGTGTGGCAACACGTTCCAGACACGCAGCACGGCGAAGAACGGCGCGATCAACGCCGACACCTGCTCGGCCTGCCACCCGTTCTACACCGGCAAGCAGCGCATCCTCGACACCGGCGGCCGCGTGGCCCGCTTCGAGCAGCGCTTCGGCAAGAGCGGCAAGGGCGCCCAGGCCCCCTCGAAGTAG
- a CDS encoding SPFH domain-containing protein, translated as MTATSPAPAGQGSVPPVAAPPKDRPVGHAGTRVEIDEHTAWQVSGLWALLGASALAGVAAWQVIRIVSLEEQTPSNVVPAAVLAGVCGLLALLVLGSLTVVAPGRTNVVQFFGRYVGTARRTGLVWLLPLTTRRGMSVRVRNFETSHLKVNDADGNPVDIAAIVVWQVADTAKATFAVEDYTAFVEIQAEAALRHVATTHPYDSGDPAATSLRGSTDEVAGELAVEVAERVAVAGVEILEVRISHLAYAQEVAQAMLQRQQAGAIVAARERIVDGAVGMVRMALDKLADEAIVDLDDERKAAMVSNLLVVLCGDSRATPVVNTGTLYS; from the coding sequence ATGACCGCCACCAGTCCCGCTCCGGCCGGCCAGGGGAGCGTCCCGCCCGTCGCCGCGCCACCCAAGGACCGTCCCGTCGGGCATGCGGGCACCCGGGTCGAGATCGACGAGCACACCGCCTGGCAGGTGAGCGGGCTGTGGGCCCTGCTCGGCGCTTCCGCCTTGGCCGGGGTCGCGGCCTGGCAGGTGATCCGGATCGTCAGCCTCGAGGAGCAGACCCCGTCGAACGTCGTGCCGGCGGCGGTCCTCGCCGGTGTGTGCGGCCTGCTCGCGCTCCTCGTCCTCGGCTCGCTGACCGTGGTCGCGCCCGGCCGCACGAACGTCGTGCAGTTCTTCGGCCGCTATGTCGGGACCGCGCGGCGCACCGGGCTGGTCTGGCTGCTGCCGCTGACCACCCGGCGGGGGATGAGCGTGCGCGTGCGCAACTTCGAGACGAGCCACCTCAAGGTCAACGACGCCGACGGCAACCCGGTCGACATCGCCGCCATCGTGGTCTGGCAGGTGGCCGACACCGCCAAGGCGACGTTCGCGGTCGAGGACTACACGGCGTTCGTCGAGATCCAGGCCGAGGCCGCCCTGCGCCACGTGGCCACGACGCACCCGTACGACAGCGGTGACCCGGCCGCCACGTCGCTGCGCGGCTCGACCGACGAGGTGGCCGGCGAGCTCGCGGTCGAGGTCGCCGAGCGGGTGGCCGTCGCCGGCGTGGAGATCCTCGAGGTGCGCATCAGCCACCTCGCGTACGCCCAGGAGGTCGCGCAGGCGATGCTGCAGCGCCAGCAGGCGGGGGCGATCGTCGCCGCTCGGGAGCGGATCGTCGACGGCGCGGTCGGGATGGTCCGCATGGCGCTGGACAAGCTCGCCGACGAGGCCATCGTCGACCTCGACGACGAGCGGAAGGCCGCGATGGTGTCGAACCTGCTCGTCGTGCTCTGCGGTGACAGCCGGGCCACCCCGGTCGTGAACACGGGCACCCTCTACTCCTGA
- the rho gene encoding transcription termination factor Rho, whose translation MVLPELQSLAAELGIGGTARMRKPQLIEAIRERQASGANGAQAPAAADAGSATGEAAASTETAAPTRGTRARRARGDRAAEQPALDLSNGTTDSVPAVETPSAPADGDEGGTAQTARAADVEAAPAQEPQQAAPRADRGERSDRGERGDRSDRGDRSDRGERGDRQERGDRQERGDRSDRGERGDRQERGDRADRGERGDRSDRGERGERGDRQERGDRQERGERADRGERADRGDRADRSDRQDRGDRQDRGDRQDRQPRGDRNDRGPAVDDDDDDLDGGRGRRRRGRYRDRGGRRRGRDGQLLDSPEPEVGEDDVLVPVAGVVDILDNYAFLRTSGYLPGPNDVYVSLAQVRRHGLRKGDAVTGAVRQQRDGEARREKFNALVRLDTVNGGDPEKARARVEFNKLTPLYPQERLRLETDPSVFTTRIIDLVAPIGKGQRGLIVSPPKAGKTMVLQSIANAIAVNNPEVHLMVVLVDERPEEVTDMQRSVKGEVIASTFDRPADDHTTVAELAIERAKRLVEMGHDVVVLLDSITRLGRAYNLAAPASGRILSGGVDSAALYPPKRFFGAARNIENGGSLTILATALVETGSRMDEVIFEEFKGTGNMELKLDRKLADKRLFPAVDVDASGTRREEILMGRDELQIVWKLRRVLSALEQQQALELVIGKLRETKSNAEFLLQIQKTTPGADHD comes from the coding sequence ATGGTGCTTCCCGAGCTCCAGTCGCTGGCGGCCGAGCTCGGCATCGGTGGGACCGCCCGGATGCGCAAGCCGCAGCTGATCGAGGCCATCCGTGAGCGGCAGGCCTCGGGCGCGAACGGCGCCCAGGCCCCGGCCGCCGCGGACGCCGGCTCGGCGACCGGTGAGGCAGCCGCCTCGACCGAGACGGCCGCGCCCACCCGCGGGACCCGTGCCCGGCGTGCTCGCGGCGACCGTGCCGCCGAGCAGCCTGCTCTGGACCTGTCGAACGGCACGACCGACAGCGTGCCCGCCGTCGAGACGCCGTCCGCGCCCGCTGACGGCGACGAGGGCGGCACGGCGCAGACCGCCCGAGCCGCCGACGTCGAGGCGGCGCCGGCGCAGGAGCCGCAGCAGGCCGCCCCGCGCGCCGACCGTGGTGAGCGTTCGGACCGCGGTGAGCGCGGTGACCGTTCCGACCGCGGTGACCGTTCCGACCGCGGTGAGCGCGGCGACCGCCAGGAGCGCGGTGACCGCCAGGAGCGCGGTGACCGTTCCGACCGCGGTGAGCGCGGTGACCGCCAGGAGCGCGGTGACCGTGCCGACCGCGGTGAGCGCGGTGACCGTTCCGACCGCGGTGAGCGCGGTGAGCGCGGTGACCGCCAGGAGCGCGGTGACCGCCAGGAGCGCGGTGAGCGAGCCGACCGCGGTGAGCGAGCCGACCGCGGTGACCGCGCCGACCGTTCCGACCGGCAGGACCGTGGCGACCGGCAGGACCGTGGCGACCGGCAGGACCGCCAGCCGCGCGGGGACCGGAACGACCGCGGCCCGGCCGTGGACGACGACGACGACGACCTCGACGGTGGGCGCGGGCGTCGCCGGCGCGGCCGGTACCGCGACCGCGGTGGGCGGCGGCGCGGCCGCGACGGCCAGCTGCTCGACAGCCCCGAGCCCGAGGTCGGCGAGGACGACGTCCTCGTCCCCGTGGCCGGCGTCGTCGACATCCTCGACAACTACGCCTTCCTGCGTACCAGCGGCTACCTGCCGGGCCCGAACGACGTCTACGTCTCGCTCGCCCAGGTGCGCCGGCACGGCCTGCGCAAGGGCGACGCCGTCACCGGCGCCGTCCGCCAGCAGCGCGACGGCGAGGCCCGCCGCGAGAAGTTCAACGCTCTGGTCCGGCTCGACACCGTCAACGGTGGCGACCCGGAGAAGGCGCGGGCCCGTGTCGAGTTCAACAAGCTGACGCCGCTCTACCCGCAGGAGAGGCTGCGCCTCGAGACCGACCCGAGCGTCTTCACGACCCGGATCATCGACCTCGTCGCGCCCATCGGGAAGGGCCAGCGCGGGCTCATCGTCTCCCCGCCGAAGGCCGGCAAGACGATGGTGCTGCAGTCGATCGCGAACGCGATCGCGGTGAACAACCCCGAGGTCCACCTCATGGTCGTGCTCGTCGACGAGCGCCCCGAAGAGGTCACGGACATGCAGCGCTCGGTCAAGGGCGAGGTCATCGCCTCGACGTTCGACCGGCCGGCCGACGACCACACCACGGTGGCGGAACTGGCGATCGAGCGGGCGAAGCGCCTGGTCGAGATGGGCCACGACGTCGTCGTCCTGCTCGACTCGATCACCCGCCTCGGGCGGGCGTACAACCTCGCGGCTCCCGCCAGCGGCCGGATCCTGTCCGGTGGTGTCGACTCCGCGGCGCTCTACCCGCCGAAGCGGTTCTTCGGCGCGGCGCGCAACATCGAGAACGGCGGCTCGCTGACGATTCTCGCCACGGCGCTCGTGGAGACCGGGTCCCGCATGGACGAGGTCATCTTCGAGGAGTTCAAGGGCACCGGGAACATGGAGCTCAAGCTCGACCGCAAGCTCGCGGACAAGCGGCTCTTCCCCGCCGTCGACGTCGACGCCTCCGGCACCCGCCGTGAGGAGATCCTCATGGGCCGCGACGAGCTGCAGATCGTCTGGAAGCTGCGCCGGGTCCTGTCGGCCCTGGAGCAGCAGCAGGCCCTCGAGCTCGTCATCGGCAAGCTGCGCGAGACCAAGAGCAACGCAGAGTTCCTCCTGCAGATCCAGAAGACGACGCCGGGCGCCGACCACGACTGA
- the thrB gene encoding homoserine kinase: MGETPAEASLVRGAVALQVPATSANLGPGFDAFGLAVGLHDEVTVQALETGVQVQVEGEGAVDVPRDERHLIVRAMAETFDAMGVRMPGVALTCVNRIPHGRGLGSSSAAIVAGVLAARALVTDGSDRLPDAAALEVAARLEGHPDNVAPCLLGGFTVAWQEHGRSRAVRLEPVEGLAAVAYVPSEPVATEYARSLLPAAVPHPDAARNAGRAALLVHALTADPGLLLTATEDRLHQGYREPAMPRSAALVARLRSAGVPAVISGAGPTVLALVPPSAAAALAAEGEPGFRALVLPLERQGARVRHDGR, from the coding sequence GTGGGGGAGACCCCGGCCGAGGCGTCCCTCGTCCGCGGCGCCGTCGCGCTGCAGGTGCCGGCCACCAGCGCGAACCTGGGTCCCGGCTTCGACGCGTTCGGCCTCGCCGTCGGCCTCCACGACGAGGTCACCGTGCAGGCGCTCGAGACGGGCGTCCAGGTGCAGGTCGAGGGGGAGGGCGCCGTCGACGTGCCCCGTGACGAGCGGCACCTCATCGTCCGGGCCATGGCGGAGACGTTCGACGCCATGGGCGTCCGCATGCCCGGCGTCGCGCTCACCTGCGTCAACCGCATCCCGCACGGGCGAGGCCTCGGCTCGTCGTCGGCGGCGATCGTCGCGGGAGTGCTGGCGGCGCGCGCGCTCGTCACCGACGGCAGCGACCGGCTTCCCGACGCGGCGGCGCTGGAGGTCGCCGCCCGGCTCGAGGGGCACCCCGACAACGTCGCCCCCTGCCTGCTCGGCGGCTTCACGGTGGCCTGGCAGGAGCACGGCCGCAGCCGAGCCGTCCGGCTCGAGCCCGTCGAGGGCCTCGCCGCCGTCGCGTACGTCCCCAGCGAGCCGGTCGCGACGGAGTACGCGCGCTCGCTGCTCCCCGCTGCGGTGCCGCACCCGGACGCCGCCCGCAACGCCGGCCGCGCCGCGCTGCTCGTGCACGCCCTCACCGCGGACCCGGGGCTGCTGCTGACCGCGACCGAGGACCGGCTCCACCAGGGCTACCGGGAGCCGGCGATGCCGCGCTCGGCCGCGCTGGTCGCCCGGCTGCGGTCCGCGGGCGTCCCGGCCGTGATCTCCGGTGCAGGCCCGACCGTCCTCGCGCTCGTGCCCCCCTCCGCCGCCGCCGCCCTGGCTGCCGAGGGCGAGCCCGGCTTCCGTGCGCTGGTGCTGCCGCTCGAGCGGCAGGGTGCCCGCGTGCGCCACGACGGACGCTGA